The nucleotide window TGTGCTTTCTCTCTCTcatacacaaacacacacacacacacacacatatatatatgtgtgtatatatatatatatatatatatatatacatatatatatatatatttatttatttatttatacacacacacacacacatatatatatatatatagatatatatatatgtgtgtgtgtgtgtgtgtatatatgtgtctatatatatatatatatatatttatttatttatttatttatttatttatttatttatttatttatacacacacacacacacacacacacacacatatatatatatatatatatatatatatatatattggaaaagAGTGGTGGTTTGTGTCTTTGTGACAACCCATGTTCTGATCTCTAATATATATTCTCATTTTCTAGGTCCTGTCTTTGCTTCCACCTTACAAGGGAAAGTCAGTCTTGGAGCTAGGGGCTGGCATTGGTCGTTTTACTGGCGAACTAGCTAAAGAAGCTGGTCATGTTCTGGCTTTGGACTTCATTGAAAGTGTGATTGAGAAGGTATCCTAGGCAATTATCTTTCATCAAGAATATGTTAGTACAATTTTGGATTATTTCATTGGGAATATTCTCATTTTCTTGTTTGTTGCAGAATGAGAGTTTGAATGGGCACTATAAGAATACAAGCTTTATGTGTGCTGATGTATCATCTCCAGACTTGTCTATTGAAGCAGATTCTTTTGATCTGATATTCTCAAATTGGTTACTAATGTATCTTTCTGATAAAGAGGTAATATGCATTCTTGTAGATATCTCTATCTTCTAATGTTGTTATTCTCATTAATATTATCTGCTTTTGAGATTTTGTTTATCATACCTATGTTCACACGAgtttatatatacacataattGGACACATATTTGAGGTGTTTATACTTGTCCTCTGAATTTCTAGACATTTATGCTTTCCATGCTTACTTACCATTACTGACAACATTGGAGCATTtgaacatctgatcttttccaataTCTACAATTTGCATATATATCACCTCCATCAATTTTCATTTTGCCAGAAATATTCTGCACACCCTTAGCATGCAAAAGACTCCATATGCCCCAGTTGATATGGGAATCCTTGGAAATAACAATAGTTGATTTGAATAATAAGTTATTTGGATATTATCACAAATTTGTAGAAATAAGTGTGCACTGACTTATCTGATGCAATCAGTTAATCACAACATACAAAAATGAAATTATTGGTTTGACGTGATTTCTAGAATGGACGTCTTATCTTTAGATATTCTACATAGTATATGTATGACATCCTAGTTTATTACTAGTCCACAGGAAACTCTGTACTGATTCTTGGGAGACAAATTGATGAGTTGCAACATATTAGTCCATTTCGGTCAGAAATGAacataaaattataaatcttTGGTACTAAGAGAATTTATATACCAGTTAATATGGCCACTTCCAACATCCCTTGAATTTCTATCTTGACTAGCTTTTTCTGTTTTCAGATTTATTCATGGAGTTCTACTTATCTTTTGTATGTTGAAAATGAATTTATTTCCTCTGTAGACATCTAAAAGTGCTTATATTTTGCATAGGTGGAAAAACTGGTGGAAAGGATGGTAAAATGGCTGAAGGTTGGTGGTTACATCTTCTTTAGAGAATCTTGCTTCCACCAATCCGGTGACTCGAAAAGGAAAGTCAACCCAACACATTACCGGGAGCCAAGTTTTTATACAAAGGTAATTCATCTACTTTTACATTTGTTTATTGAAATCTTCTGATCTGGCTTACTGTACTCTGATTCGAGATTAGTGAGACTAGATCTAAAACTATAAAGAGAACTAGTCAAAATAAAATTGAATAATTATGTTGAACTGCTTAGAGAGTATCCCCCTATACTATAATTGATCCATACAGAGGTTTTTTTTTCTCTGTTCTTTAACCTACTTGAGCTTTCTTATATGAGTTCCTTCACTTCTATAAGGTTGTTTTCTTTCTTCCCTACATAGGATTCTTCTTCATATCATTTTAGTTTCAGAATTGAGATTTTAATGCAGGTTTTTAAGGGGTGCCATGCGTATGATGTCCAAGGAAACTCCTTTGAACTTTCTCTTATTACATGTAAGTGCATTGCAGCTTAtgtgaagaacaagaaaaatcaaaatcaGGTAGTCTTTCAACCTTTACTCTCAGATATTGTTTCGATGCTTTTCTGTCAACTGTTTCTTATGTGCTTTTCTGAAAAATGCAGATCTGTTGGATATGGCAAAAAATCAAGTCAGATAATGACAGGGGTTTCCAGCTATTCTTAGACAATGTACAATATAAAAGCAGTGGAATTTTACGATATGAGCGCATCTTTGGAGATGGCTTTGTGAGCACGGGAGGAATTGGTTTGTGCaaatttcttttataattttttatttgactGATGTGCAATCATCACTTGTTTTTATCTCTTAGCACCAACTTTTTTTAATATCGCCTAAAATGGTGAAGTGATGGgatgatttttttactttttaagcaACCATAATAATGTACCCCATATAAGTAAATCTCATAGAAATCTTAATAATAGCTATGTCATGTAACTGTAGTTGTTAGGTAGGCCTATCGTGAAGCCGAATCGATGGCCTCGGTTACTACAAAGTAGTTGAAGACACTTTATAATTTctgaatttgctgttacattaacATTGTTAGACTGTCAGACTATTTTCTGAAAATTAGTGTTGCAAATTCAATATGCCTTAAATTTAATAATTGTAACACTGATATTGGAAGCTACTTGAAACTTGAAAGATAAATTATAGTTGGAAAAAGAATAAAATTGAAAAAAGACAATACAAATATCAGGATACATTATTACACCTATCCAAtttatatacaaatgtatatgttTGATGCGATGTTATATTCAACAATTCCATAACCAAAAGCTTAGTTATTGCAATCACTTAGAGTTCATCCGGATAACCACATCGCTTAGGGATTGCTTGAAAACTAAACTTGATAAGAAAAAATCTTTCTTTATCTTGGATCTTAACTAGCATCTAGTTCATTTTGTTCATTCCTAAGTTTAGGATGATACTAAAGAAAATTTGGATGTACTTGTGTCAGCAACTGTGTTTGTTTTAGCCTCATGTGAAAGACAAGAAGACCTCTTCTATATCAAGAGTGTTACTCCTGCTTTATTCATTCATTTGTAGATAATTTTCAGCACCTACTGCATGAGCATCTAGAAGTTGTTCAGTTATCTTTGCAGTTTTTCTGTAGTGCCGGTCTTCGTTTTTTTCTTATCCGTTTTCCATTGAACAAACATCCTCATATCCAATCATAAAAAGTTCTGTTGGCAAATGCTAATGCTTGCTTAGTAACTTCCAAAATGCCTTGTTGCAGAGATAATGTTAGATTTATTTGATAGAACAGGTGTCTCTTTGATGAATTTGCTTGTCTTAAATATTGGAGACAGTGTTCAATCCTCATCTCTTGTACTTTATTCTTGTTTTTCTTATTTAAACTTTTTCATCAGAGACTACGACAGAGTTTGTGGCAAAGCTTGACCTTAAGCCTGGACAGAAGGTCCTTGATGTTGGATGTGGCATCGGGGGAGGTGACTTTTATATGGCTGAGAACTTTGATGTAGAAGTGGTTGGGATAGATCTTTCGATAAATATGATATCCTTTGCACTTGAACGTGCAATTGGACGCAAATGCTCAGTAGAGTTTGAGGTTGCTGACTGCACAAAAAAAACATATCCAGATAACACATTTGATGTTATATACAGCCGTGATACAATCCTTCATATACAGGTGTGTTTCTTTCataatattttctatcatgtcatATTCTAGTGCTTAGTATTATAGTATCTGCATGTGCGACATGATCTGTAAGCTAGAAACCAATATTTGGCACTAACTAGACAGATGATTCGAATCAGAAGGCAAGAACTGGGTTTTTTATCGTCTGGTGAAGACTTTTGTGCTGAAACTTCTTAACAAACAAGTTATATGCAACTCCATCAACAAATAGAGCTTTTGATGATTAGCATCATCCTGCAAGATTTTTTGTGTGGAATTTGCAATTTGATATTTCATGAACTCATAAAATGTTAAACATCGGTCAACATACATAGCAACCTTGTTACTACCACCAATAAAATGCATTCTTTTTATAACCTGGTTGTTCCTTTTTTCCAAAATGCAATTAAGTTGACAGTTGATAAATTTGGCTGTTTCTTCAGGATAAACCATCATTGTTCAAAGGCTTTTTTAAGTGGTTGAAACCAGGGGGTAAGGTTCTTATTAGTGATTACTGCAAGAAATCAGGGACTCCGTCAGAAGATTTTGCAGCGTATATTAAGCAAAGAGGGTATGATCTCCATGACGTCGATGATTATGGCCAGGTTAGCTTCTCCACTTGACGTTCAGCTGCATGCTTTGTTGACGTACCAAGCACAAAAGCAATGGAAATTGTTTATCTTGTCAGATGCTAAAGGATGCTGGATTTCATGAAGTCATTGCCGAAGACAGGACAAATCAGGTTCTACTCTCTCTTTGTACAGAATGCCTAGTTGTTTATGCGTAGCATCATGCATGTTCATATGCAGATTTATCTCTGATAGTTCAATGATTACCAATACCGTAACTAACATTCTTTTCCTTATTACAGTTTTTAGAGGTTCTTCAGAAGGAACTGGATGCTGTCGAGAAGGATAAGGAAGCATTCATACATGATTTCTCACAGGTGACTATGCTTGAAAGTGTAGAAGCCTGTATCAAGTATTGTCTTTGTTTTTATTGCTAAACAAAGTTTAACACCGGTAATATTGAAATGCAGGAAGACTATGACGAGATTGTGAGTGGCTGGAAGGCAAAGCTTAAGAGAAGTTGGACTGGTGAACAGAGATGGGGCCTGTTCATTGCGAAAAAGAATTGAAATGGAACTACAAGTAACTTGCTAACGTGGTGCCTGGGTTTAATGATCTCTGTTCATGAGAAAAGCTTTATGTTCAGCTACTTGAACTTTATTTCAGAATTATGTTCAAGCTGAATTAATCTGCCCTAAGACTGGATGCTGTCAGTCAACCCCAGGATTCTTATATGTAGTAATTGAAGTCCCTGAGACTGTGTGCTGTTAGTCAACCCCAGCATCGTTATTATGTCtactatttgaagcatgctaGCTGATGGAATCTAGTACAATGCCTcttaatattttcttcttttttcttattaatgCACTTTGAAATTATGAACTGAACTTTTCCGGCAGCAAGCACACTTGAAAGTGTCAACTATCTGAAGCAAGATATATGTTGGTATTTTAAATGGAACAATGATTTCTGTGGTCATGGTAACTTCatcattttacattatctaaaTTCAAATGTATTAGTTATTGAAAGGTTTCATATGATGTTTCAGTTCAATATGTATTTTACCAACCTTGAAAAATATCTgatatgggtttttttttttacaaacgcAATTCGTCTTTTTAAAAGCATGGAAAAAGGAGTCAATGCCTCCTTAATCATCAATATATTGTCAAGCTTCATCTTAATAACTTGGTAGCTGTGTAACAGCTATTATTATTTGCTTTGCATTTTGGAAGATTAGCTTCTTGTTTGTTATTATTTGCTTTGCATTTTGGAAGATTTAGCTTTTTGTTTGTTATTATTTGCTTTGTCGTTAAAGTAttagactctagttaggagagtcctaattgagagcggtattcatgttaacctacctagtcgacccctattaaagaggtgaagaggtcgactaGAATTAAaatgttatttcttagagaagcagcATTAGGAGTGTGGTcttggagtcctattaggagttgttaggagtcttgagtatgagtcctattaaaggttagggtttagaagctatataaatagtcatatattcatcatttttacaaaaacaatagatgaatcttttctgcagccaacAATTTGGAGGAAGAAATCCCTATAGAGTTTTAaaaaggctgatcccctaaagagatcaacctcaagcttagaatctgtaatTGTTCaaacacttggtattagagcagcattcttggcgtcttgcTATCCTTCCACAGTCGCCCTaccgtcatctctaccaccgtggatcatcctttgatctccccataaattgcaacaggttctggtttcctaccttactgctgctgcaatttagttatccttattcgaaaatccaaaaaattattcctatattcctCTGAATTCCTTTCGTCGCAAAAGTTATCTTTGCAAACGAATGATTgcgcagaaaattttagccgcatattgttgctttaaccAATCTATTCGTAATTCTTTTtgtataaaatttcttatacacttcatagatcatcttggcttccatctaagattgatctattgaggaatttatctctaaaaacattcttgtgctgttgcaaattttcatcgcaaatcgttgaaatttttcgacgagaattatgctatcgtaacttgcactaatttccttgctgttgtactaccaaaattttcttgattaaattgatcatttttgttgttatataaaccaagattttgctgtcaaatttcctcctcaaatctctcggtttttgctaaaaatttcattaagaaaccgttatttctttgacgacaattttgttcttacaagacaacacatatctgCAACAACTTCCacaaatttctatcaaacctttgctgtcatctaccatagatctaaaatttttttccctaacctttaaccacaccctcaaactgcacccaaaacagtcataaaataagcctaaattgcagcctacatccaccaatccaccaaccctttcgaccaccacttctctcaacctatacatgcctttaacccgacaacaaaagagaaatctgaacattacagatttggaggcatatactatggcatcggaggagacaatcaatgctaaattcaaagccaccctcaaactgcacccaaaacagtcataaaataagcctaaattgcagcctacatccaccaatccaccaaccctttcgaccaccacttctctcaacctatacatgcctttaacccgacaacaaaagagaaatctgaacattacagatttggaggcatatactatggcatcggaggagacaatcaatgctaaattcaaagcctttgaggcacgaatggatgataagatttgaactctctttaccgaacttagtttaaaccaaccaccaagcccgaagaaatcacatcaaggagagagctctgaccaatcacaccaagcctgaagagatgacttccaagagaggggaggctctatgaccgatcccaactatccacgtatgagggtggactttcctagatgggaagaaggacgattggttagatctcgcgcacggagcgatattttctgtaccacaaaaccgcggacgcatctatggtggaaattgtggctatacatcttgaaggggatatcatacagtggtttgactggtttgagcacactcatagagtcctctcatggtgacaattcaaaggactactgatccgcttcagaccaaccgattatgagaacattgacggacaactagcaaagatccgataaacctccaccattcaggagtaccaaaccaggtttcaaaggttatctaattaaacttgtgattagtctgaaaaatagctatttgggactttcattgagggcttgaagctagagatctggagagaagttaaagcacgataatcatatatacttattgcagtcatctctttcgcacgacttcaagaggagcaattgaaccatgaagcttgaagGAGTAGAGTCACTTCTCGacaagcaatactgaagccctcagctccCCCTATTATCAATTGAGCCCCtgtaccaaaaaggttgacaagagaaagctttgagagcgatctgcgaaggggttatgttggcattatgacgagctgtagagccacgagcatcgctgtaaaaaaggggaacttcttgtgattgaactagtaaaagaagaggtcattgaacatctaaaagagagccttgaacatgaagaagaagatgtggaagaagagccataaccgaccgactttatggtatacgcactagccggctacttagacccgcaaacgataaaagtcttctcaaacaacaaccgatcactgttctcatcgacacgggcagcactaataactttctaaacagtaaggttgttgcTCGGATGATGCTCCACATCGAAAGTTGTAGCAAGTTCGACATAAAGGTCACCGATGGAAgagtcctaaagtgcgaccaaagatgtccgcaagtgaaactattattgcaagaccaagaaattatcaccgacttcttcctcctactaattgatgactatgaggccatagAATGGTTGACgacgctaggtgatgtctcttggaacttctccaaattaattataaaattctactgcaaaggcaaacagatcatcctacacgggaagcgcgaaagcaacgtaaccaccgtttcgacccaacgaatggagaaagttttacacaaggtaaatggtggctaggGGTCAGTATGGATTATATTAGAAAATACTAATAATATTGTAGTAAATAGAATGGAGTgtgacattgatgatatacaaccactatgactcgtattgatagttggacttaatatagtattattatgtttattagacttattggcttgtttttaaaattcatggccatatataaaatgcttttcaaaattcttgagaatccaattaggtaaaattattttcaaacaaattttgttttatttattttgattttaaatatcttttatatcttatcaattaatggaccaagtgggagaatgttagattttgtgaccctttataattagataagatatataatggaACTAATTGGATTCTAATGACTTATATTGGctaataaaaagaaaatctaTATTATAGTATGATTCCTTAAGGGATGCCCTTAATGGGAGaaactctcctaataatttatcctagaccttttgctctcgcctataaatagtcaGGACCTCTAGAGACTGGATGACAGAGGTTATGCATCTCATAGAAGATTCAGTTGAGGGATTACAATCTCTCTTAACTCTTCTCTCTAACCATCAATTTAAGTGGACTTATGAAAGGATAGGAAAAGACAAGAAGGATCTTGTTCTCTTTGTATGCATCGTCATACGAGATCtaattatatttgatttcaatcctgacataaaagattatttttatatttaatatagcatattaaaaattttatgtttACAACTCTTTCTAATGTTTGTTGTTTCTAGTGTTTATTATCATCGACATAAAGCATAAGCAGtattatttcttcattcatcctcCACTTTTGAGGATGTTAAAGCTTAGACAACAGCGCTATAAAACTTTTGTGATAAGTAAAAAAGAAGTTtgtttgtgatatttttttaatctcgTCATATGTTTGTGGGTGAAAGATGATCCATTTAAGGACATCCACAATTAGATTTGAGAGTTTGATTAGGAAAGTCTAACAAACCCAAGGGAGTTGATCGAAAGTGTAGAATCTCACCTAATCGGATCCAATTTCCTTTTATgtagattgaatactcttatatgacatcctcaaatatgtaaatatttcaAACTGGACTTCCtactagtccataactcaaatggagttaatGGAATTGACTTACTAGGAAtcctattcaagatatacatagttgttcTAAGAGTTTCACCCCACATTGACTCAAGcatagaggaataactcatcgtaCTCCTAACTATATCCATAAGAATACGATTTCTTCTTTCAGCAATACCATTCTGTTGTGGCATACTTGGTAATGCATATTAAGCACAAATATcctgttgttctaggaatctaacaAAAGGATCAATATTCTAGCCAATTTattatatctgccataaaatttatcaccccttgtcagatctgacaattttaacttttctatctaattgtctctcgacctcatttatgtacacttcaagagtgttaACGgcctgagacttttcatgtattagataaacattgTCATATTTGGACAGgtcatctataaatatgatgaaatatatttctccactaaaacaaggaatatggaacggcccatatcagtatgaataatctcaaggagttctttacttcttgtgatatttttctttatatgtttagtttaccactagagaggatgacacttgacctccttcaccctctcctagagatttgcatggattcaaggatatacgatctccctagataacacaaactatcttatacgcagttttaagtttcatggatttttacgcaccaatcttcgcacgacgacgaacacatatttGGAAATTTGGAGAatttttttctgttctttcgctatgaatgtgatgtcgcccccaagatttctca belongs to Musa acuminata AAA Group cultivar baxijiao chromosome BXJ1-11, Cavendish_Baxijiao_AAA, whole genome shotgun sequence and includes:
- the LOC135597206 gene encoding phosphoethanolamine N-methyltransferase-like; this encodes MSSPTNAVVNGGEEREVQKIYWIEHSKELTVEAMMLDSHASELDKEERPEVLSLLPPYKGKSVLELGAGIGRFTGELAKEAGHVLALDFIESVIEKNESLNGHYKNTSFMCADVSSPDLSIEADSFDLIFSNWLLMYLSDKEVEKLVERMVKWLKVGGYIFFRESCFHQSGDSKRKVNPTHYREPSFYTKVFKGCHAYDVQGNSFELSLITCKCIAAYVKNKKNQNQICWIWQKIKSDNDRGFQLFLDNVQYKSSGILRYERIFGDGFVSTGGIETTTEFVAKLDLKPGQKVLDVGCGIGGGDFYMAENFDVEVVGIDLSINMISFALERAIGRKCSVEFEVADCTKKTYPDNTFDVIYSRDTILHIQDKPSLFKGFFKWLKPGGKVLISDYCKKSGTPSEDFAAYIKQRGYDLHDVDDYGQMLKDAGFHEVIAEDRTNQFLEVLQKELDAVEKDKEAFIHDFSQEDYDEIVSGWKAKLKRSWTGEQRWGLFIAKKN